The following are encoded in a window of Clostridium thermarum genomic DNA:
- a CDS encoding acetyl-CoA carboxylase biotin carboxylase subunit, translating to MFKKILIANRGEIAVRIIRACREMGIATVAVYSEADRDALHVQLADEAVCIGPAPSKDSYLNIQNIISATVLTGSEAIHPGFGFLSENSKFAKMCRECNIAFIGPDAESIELMGNKAKAREIMKEAGVPVIPGTEGALKSDEAAHEMAEIIGYPVMIKAAAGGGGRGIRIVYSRDELSRAYNTAKTEAQACFGDDTLYMEKFIDKPHHIEFQILGDKYGNIIHLGERECSIQRRNQKVLEEAPSAFLTPELRIKMGEAAVKAARKVGYHNAGTIEFLVDSNHNFYFMEMNTRVQVEHPITELVTGIDIVKQQIRIAAGEALNIKQEDIKIRGHAIECRINAEDPSKEFRPSPGKIMGLNLPGGPGVRVDCAVYQSYSIPPHYDSMIAKLIVHSEDRSSAIARMKRALGELLIEGVVTNIEFQYEILCDDRFVKGEYDTSFLKDKLVKSE from the coding sequence ATGTTTAAAAAGATATTAATAGCTAATAGGGGTGAGATAGCTGTTAGAATAATCAGAGCCTGCAGAGAAATGGGTATAGCTACCGTAGCTGTATATTCAGAGGCGGATAGAGATGCCCTCCATGTGCAGCTGGCTGATGAGGCGGTATGTATTGGGCCAGCCCCATCCAAGGACAGCTATTTAAACATACAAAATATAATAAGTGCCACTGTATTGACTGGATCAGAGGCAATACATCCGGGCTTTGGATTTCTTTCAGAAAACAGTAAGTTTGCTAAGATGTGCAGGGAATGTAATATTGCTTTTATCGGCCCTGATGCTGAAAGTATAGAACTCATGGGAAATAAGGCTAAAGCCAGAGAAATTATGAAGGAGGCCGGGGTACCAGTTATTCCGGGAACTGAAGGGGCCTTGAAAAGTGATGAGGCTGCACATGAAATGGCAGAGATCATTGGATATCCTGTAATGATAAAGGCTGCAGCCGGTGGAGGCGGCAGAGGTATCAGAATAGTTTACAGCAGGGATGAACTTTCAAGGGCCTATAACACAGCGAAAACTGAAGCACAAGCCTGCTTTGGTGACGATACACTGTACATGGAAAAATTTATTGACAAGCCTCACCATATTGAATTTCAAATCCTTGGAGATAAATACGGCAATATCATCCACTTAGGTGAAAGGGAGTGTTCTATTCAACGAAGAAATCAAAAAGTGCTGGAGGAAGCTCCTTCTGCCTTCTTAACGCCGGAGCTAAGGATAAAAATGGGAGAGGCAGCAGTTAAGGCTGCAAGAAAGGTAGGCTACCACAATGCCGGAACCATAGAATTTTTAGTGGACAGCAACCATAACTTCTACTTTATGGAGATGAACACCAGAGTTCAAGTAGAGCATCCTATAACAGAGTTAGTAACAGGTATAGATATTGTAAAGCAACAAATAAGAATTGCTGCAGGAGAGGCACTTAATATAAAGCAAGAGGACATAAAGATAAGAGGTCATGCTATAGAGTGCAGAATTAATGCTGAAGACCCAAGCAAGGAGTTTAGACCTTCCCCGGGGAAAATTATGGGCCTTAACCTGCCCGGTGGACCGGGAGTAAGAGTAGATTGTGCTGTTTATCAAAGCTACAGCATTCCCCCACATTATGACTCAATGATAGCGAAGCTTATCGTTCATTCAGAGGACAGAAGCAGTGCTATAGCCAGAATGAAGAGGGCCTTAGGAGAACTGTTAATCGAAGGTGTAGTTACAAATATAGAATTTCAATATGAAATACTTTGTGATGACAGATTTGTTAAAGGAGAGTATGACACTTCATTCTTAAAAGATAAGTTGGTGAAAAGTGAATGA
- the accD gene encoding acetyl-CoA carboxylase, carboxyltransferase subunit beta has product MIKDLFKKQKYITVSSTTLSTEEEHRPIIPDGMWIKCNNCGKILYKSDVEENYNTCSNCNYHFRLSASDRLKYVLDKESFIEFDKGMKSVNPINFQDYESKLEKTVELAGVNEAVVTGRGKINGLDTVIAVMDSNFMMGSMGSVVGEKITRAVEYATKQRLSIIIFTASGGARMQEGIVSLMQMAKISGAIAKHSESKLLYVTVLTDPTTGGVTASFAMEGDIILAEPGALIGFAGKRVIQDTIKQELPKGFQTAEFLLQKGFIDSIVHRSELRRTLANILLLHKER; this is encoded by the coding sequence ATGATAAAGGACTTGTTTAAAAAACAGAAATATATTACTGTAAGCTCTACAACTTTGAGTACAGAAGAGGAACATAGACCTATTATTCCGGATGGAATGTGGATAAAATGCAATAACTGCGGTAAAATACTCTATAAAAGCGATGTGGAAGAAAACTATAATACCTGTAGTAATTGTAATTATCATTTTAGGTTATCCGCCAGTGATCGCCTTAAATATGTTCTGGATAAGGAGTCCTTCATTGAATTCGATAAAGGAATGAAAAGTGTTAATCCTATTAATTTTCAAGACTACGAAAGCAAGCTGGAGAAAACAGTGGAATTAGCAGGTGTCAATGAAGCGGTAGTAACAGGGAGAGGCAAGATCAACGGATTAGACACTGTTATTGCCGTAATGGACAGCAATTTTATGATGGGGAGTATGGGCTCTGTAGTTGGAGAAAAGATAACAAGGGCTGTGGAATATGCAACCAAGCAGAGACTGTCTATAATAATATTCACAGCTTCCGGCGGAGCCAGAATGCAGGAGGGCATAGTGTCCTTGATGCAGATGGCAAAGATAAGCGGAGCCATAGCTAAACATTCTGAAAGTAAGCTTCTTTATGTTACAGTCCTTACAGATCCTACCACCGGTGGTGTCACTGCCAGCTTTGCTATGGAAGGAGATATAATCCTGGCAGAACCGGGAGCACTAATCGGTTTTGCAGGAAAGAGAGTAATACAAGATACCATTAAACAAGAGCTGCCCAAGGGATTTCAAACTGCGGAATTTTTGCTACAGAAAGGTTTTATTGACAGTATAGTTCATAGAAGCGAACTTAGACGTACATTGGCCAATATACTATTGCTTCATAAGGAGAGATAA
- a CDS encoding acetyl-CoA carboxylase carboxyltransferase subunit alpha — translation MGINKERSAWEKVNMARAQERPSAKQYIDRIFDNFMEFHGDRNFGDDPAIIGGIAQLDGRSVTVIAQQKGENTKDNIFRNFGCPHPEGYRKALRLMLQAEKFGRPVICFVDTQGAYCGIGAEERGQGEAIARNLVTMMNLKTPIISVVIGQGGSGGALALAVADEVWMLENSVYSILSPEGFASILWKDASRAQEAADIMKLTAEDLLSLKVIDRVIMEPNGGAHKNIDAMATILKDRFISTLEKLCSLEEDKLLMKRYEKFRKIGYYKE, via the coding sequence ATGGGTATAAATAAGGAGAGAAGTGCTTGGGAAAAGGTAAATATGGCTCGTGCCCAAGAAAGACCTTCAGCAAAGCAGTATATAGATAGAATTTTTGATAACTTTATGGAGTTCCATGGAGACAGAAATTTCGGTGATGACCCTGCTATTATAGGAGGTATTGCTCAGTTAGACGGTAGAAGTGTTACTGTTATAGCTCAGCAAAAGGGTGAAAACACAAAGGACAACATCTTTAGAAACTTTGGTTGTCCTCATCCTGAAGGCTACAGAAAGGCACTAAGATTAATGCTGCAGGCAGAGAAGTTTGGCAGACCGGTTATTTGTTTTGTAGATACTCAAGGTGCCTATTGTGGAATAGGGGCTGAAGAACGAGGTCAGGGTGAAGCTATTGCAAGAAACCTGGTTACTATGATGAATCTAAAAACACCTATAATTTCAGTAGTTATAGGCCAAGGAGGAAGTGGTGGTGCTTTAGCTTTAGCGGTGGCAGATGAGGTCTGGATGTTGGAGAACTCAGTTTATTCTATACTGTCGCCAGAAGGCTTTGCTAGTATTTTATGGAAGGATGCTTCCAGAGCTCAAGAAGCAGCAGATATAATGAAGCTCACTGCAGAGGATCTGCTAAGTTTAAAGGTCATTGATAGGGTAATTATGGAACCCAATGGAGGAGCTCATAAGAATATAGACGCCATGGCTACTATACTAAAGGATAGATTTATTTCTACCTTAGAAAAGCTATGTAGCCTGGAAGAAGATAAATTATTAATGAAAAGGTATGAAAAGTTTAGAAAAATTGGGTATTATAAAGAATAA
- the argF gene encoding ornithine carbamoyltransferase, producing MTVNLKGRSFLTLLDFSPSEIRYLIDLGHALKRKKKSGVRDKVLEGKNIVLIFDKTSTRTRCAFEVAAYDEGANVTYLSNSQMGKKESIEDTAVVLGKFYDGIEFRGFDPSIVETLAEKSGIPVWNGLTDEDHPTQVLADFMTLEEKVNKPLKDIKLTFVGDARNNMSNALMYGCAKMGMTYVAYGPKELWPSQEVLDKANSIAAETGAKIIVTDNIIDLAGSDAIYTDIWASMGEEDKMQERVKILSPYKVTKDLLKAADNENVIFMHCLPAYHDFNTQTAKYYIEEQGIDIREVSDEVFRSKHSVVFDEAENRLHSIKAVMVATL from the coding sequence ATGACTGTTAATTTAAAGGGAAGAAGCTTTCTTACACTATTGGACTTTTCACCTTCGGAAATTCGATATCTGATTGATCTTGGACATGCATTAAAAAGAAAAAAGAAGAGTGGAGTCAGAGATAAGGTATTAGAAGGAAAAAACATAGTGTTAATTTTCGATAAAACTTCTACTAGGACAAGATGTGCTTTTGAAGTAGCTGCCTATGACGAAGGCGCCAATGTAACATACTTAAGTAACTCACAAATGGGTAAGAAGGAATCCATAGAAGATACAGCAGTAGTTTTGGGGAAATTCTATGATGGCATTGAGTTTAGAGGTTTTGATCCAAGCATAGTAGAAACCTTGGCGGAGAAGTCAGGTATACCGGTTTGGAACGGGTTGACGGATGAGGATCATCCAACACAAGTGTTGGCAGATTTTATGACCTTGGAGGAAAAGGTCAATAAGCCATTAAAGGATATAAAGCTCACCTTTGTTGGAGATGCGAGAAACAATATGTCCAACGCCTTGATGTATGGCTGTGCCAAAATGGGTATGACATATGTGGCCTATGGACCAAAGGAGTTGTGGCCTTCACAGGAGGTACTTGATAAGGCTAACAGTATAGCTGCTGAAACCGGGGCAAAGATTATTGTCACAGATAACATAATAGACTTAGCAGGCTCAGATGCAATATATACTGATATTTGGGCTTCCATGGGAGAAGAGGATAAAATGCAGGAAAGAGTAAAAATCCTCTCACCTTATAAGGTTACAAAGGACCTGCTGAAGGCAGCTGACAATGAGAATGTTATATTTATGCATTGTCTGCCGGCCTATCATGATTTTAACACGCAGACTGCAAAATACTATATCGAGGAACAGGGTATAGATATTAGAGAAGTTTCAGATGAAGTATTTAGAAGCAAGCATTCAGTGGTTTTTGATGAGGCAGAAAACAGATTACATTCCATAAAGGCGGTTATGGTGGCAACACTGTAA
- a CDS encoding nitroreductase family protein — protein MENKIDQIYSRRIIRSYSNKKVEKQKIKLLLEAAMAAPSACNNEPWEFVVILEEETLCKIKKCLKTTRYKAPLAIAVCGNMKLARGSMETYWIQDCSAAIENMLLASSGIGLGGVWVSVYPYKNIIEAVSEILCIPEHVIPLGIVHIGYPAEIKEPRIQYNERRIYWGKYEPERNLKGRPKNMEY, from the coding sequence ATGGAAAACAAAATTGATCAAATATACTCAAGAAGAATTATAAGGAGCTACTCCAATAAAAAGGTAGAGAAACAAAAGATCAAGTTGCTGTTAGAAGCCGCAATGGCAGCACCAAGTGCCTGTAATAATGAGCCTTGGGAGTTCGTTGTTATTTTGGAGGAAGAAACACTGTGTAAAATAAAAAAATGCCTAAAAACCACAAGGTATAAGGCACCATTGGCAATAGCTGTCTGCGGAAATATGAAACTTGCCAGGGGCAGCATGGAGACGTATTGGATTCAGGACTGCAGTGCAGCCATAGAGAACATGCTGTTGGCTTCTTCCGGTATTGGCTTGGGCGGTGTATGGGTAAGTGTATATCCTTACAAAAATATCATTGAGGCTGTAAGTGAGATTTTATGCATACCTGAACACGTAATTCCTTTGGGAATTGTGCATATCGGTTATCCAGCTGAAATAAAGGAACCGAGAATACAATATAATGAAAGGCGTATTTATTGGGGCAAATACGAACCGGAAAGAAATCTCAAGGGAAGGCCTAAGAACATGGAATACTGA
- a CDS encoding RrF2 family transcriptional regulator, translating to MKLSTRGRYGIKAMVDLAVHYGDEPISIKSISERQGISEYYLEQLFAPLRKAGLIKSIRGAQGGYILTRSPKEITVADIFKVLEGPVEISECLDGLVCSNEDYCATRLLWEKIKLSIDSVLETTTLWDIVDNYNKMKDKRNDYPLKIQET from the coding sequence ATGAAGCTGTCTACCAGAGGAAGATATGGGATAAAGGCTATGGTAGATTTGGCAGTACATTATGGAGATGAACCTATTTCTATAAAGAGCATATCAGAAAGACAGGGAATATCCGAATACTATTTGGAGCAGCTGTTTGCACCTTTAAGAAAAGCGGGCTTGATAAAGAGTATAAGAGGTGCTCAAGGTGGGTATATTTTAACCAGGTCACCTAAGGAAATAACAGTAGCTGATATATTCAAGGTTTTGGAAGGACCTGTGGAAATCTCAGAATGTCTTGACGGATTGGTCTGCAGCAATGAAGACTACTGTGCCACAAGACTTCTTTGGGAAAAGATAAAGCTTAGTATAGACAGCGTGTTAGAAACAACTACCCTATGGGATATAGTTGATAATTATAACAAAATGAAAGATAAGAGAAATGATTATCCTCTAAAAATCCAAGAGACTTAA
- the nifS gene encoding cysteine desulfurase NifS translates to MNKTIYMDYAATTYTKREVVEEMLPYFTENFGNPSSIYSLSRVTKKAIDVSRDRVAKALNADSSEIYFTGSGSEADNWAIKGVALANRKKGNHIITTKIEHHAVLHTCEYLEKNGFEVTYLPVDKEGFISLEDLKAAIKDTTILVSVMFANNEIGTIQPIKEIGQICRDRKILFHTDAVQAIGNIAVDVKDMNIDLLSLAGHKFYGPKGVGALYIRKGVKIDNLIHGGGQERARRAGTENVAGVVGLGKAIELATANIEEKNAKLIALRDKLVEGLLKVPYTRLNGPKGDKRLPGNVNVCFEFIEGESVLLLLDDAGICASSGSACTSGALDPSHVLLAIGLPHEIAHGSLRLSLGEGNTEEEVDYVLEVIPNIVKRLRDMSPLWESVVKKGGSSNV, encoded by the coding sequence ATGAATAAAACCATATACATGGATTATGCTGCAACCACTTACACAAAGAGAGAAGTGGTTGAAGAAATGCTGCCCTATTTTACCGAGAATTTTGGTAACCCATCATCAATATATTCTCTATCAAGAGTGACAAAGAAGGCTATTGATGTAAGCAGAGATAGAGTAGCAAAGGCTCTAAATGCGGATTCGTCGGAAATATACTTTACAGGCTCTGGATCAGAAGCAGACAATTGGGCTATAAAGGGTGTTGCCCTTGCTAACAGAAAAAAAGGCAATCATATTATAACAACAAAAATAGAGCACCATGCTGTTCTACACACTTGTGAATATTTAGAAAAGAATGGTTTCGAGGTAACTTATTTGCCTGTAGATAAGGAAGGCTTTATTAGTCTAGAGGATTTAAAGGCTGCAATTAAGGATACTACAATTTTAGTTTCCGTAATGTTTGCTAACAATGAAATAGGAACAATTCAGCCAATTAAAGAAATTGGCCAAATATGCAGAGATAGAAAGATATTATTCCATACTGATGCTGTTCAGGCAATTGGTAACATAGCTGTAGATGTAAAGGATATGAACATAGACTTGCTTTCCTTGGCTGGACATAAGTTCTATGGACCAAAGGGAGTAGGAGCCTTATATATAAGAAAAGGCGTGAAAATTGACAACTTAATCCACGGCGGCGGACAGGAAAGAGCCCGCAGAGCCGGAACAGAAAACGTAGCAGGAGTTGTGGGTTTGGGCAAGGCTATAGAACTTGCAACAGCTAATATAGAAGAAAAGAATGCAAAACTGATAGCTCTAAGAGATAAGCTTGTAGAAGGTTTGCTAAAGGTTCCTTATACAAGATTAAATGGACCTAAGGGTGACAAGAGACTACCGGGTAATGTCAATGTTTGTTTTGAATTCATCGAAGGAGAATCAGTACTTTTACTTCTCGATGATGCGGGAATCTGCGCATCCAGCGGTAGTGCCTGCACATCTGGGGCTTTAGATCCTTCTCATGTACTTTTGGCAATAGGATTACCTCATGAAATTGCTCACGGATCTTTAAGGCTAAGCCTTGGAGAAGGAAATACAGAGGAAGAAGTAGATTATGTATTGGAAGTTATTCCTAACATAGTAAAAAGACTTAGAGATATGTCACCATTATGGGAGTCAGTAGTTAAAAAGGGAGGAAGCAGCAATGTATAG
- the nifU gene encoding Fe-S cluster assembly scaffold protein NifU, which yields MYSEKVMDHFRNPRNVGEIEDANGVGEVGNAKCGDIMKIYLKVEDNIIKDVKFKTYGCGSAIASSSMATELIKGKTLDEAWKLTNKAVAEALDGLPPVKMHCSVLAEEAIHKAINDYRINHGLEPWDMVEHDDIHDHVHGE from the coding sequence ATGTATAGCGAAAAGGTTATGGATCATTTCAGGAATCCAAGAAATGTAGGAGAAATAGAAGACGCAAACGGAGTAGGTGAAGTTGGTAACGCAAAATGCGGAGATATAATGAAAATATACCTGAAGGTTGAAGACAATATTATTAAGGATGTTAAGTTTAAGACCTATGGCTGTGGTTCGGCAATAGCTTCTTCAAGTATGGCTACTGAATTAATAAAGGGTAAGACTTTAGATGAAGCATGGAAGCTAACAAACAAAGCCGTGGCAGAGGCATTAGATGGTCTGCCACCTGTAAAAATGCATTGTTCAGTATTGGCTGAGGAAGCTATACACAAGGCCATAAACGACTATAGAATTAATCATGGTTTGGAACCTTGGGATATGGTTGAACATGATGATATACATGATCATGTTCATGGTGAATAA
- a CDS encoding PRC-barrel domain-containing protein has product MSLYRLKDFLTKNVLYSDGKKAGIVSDVIVNFNEKKVQGFSVSGGSILRRKNKVVYIENIIYYDCSIIIGKMSEKKLLTFSAVKGMEVTDIKGNIIGIAEDILFDNKFKLRGIIISPGMIRKLVIGKGILLINELIFGDKNILYFGKGNFRYTSLRHEISGADYYE; this is encoded by the coding sequence ATGTCGTTGTACAGATTAAAGGATTTCTTGACAAAGAATGTTCTATATAGTGATGGCAAGAAGGCCGGCATTGTATCAGATGTGATAGTGAATTTTAATGAAAAGAAAGTACAGGGTTTTTCTGTATCTGGAGGCAGTATACTGAGAAGAAAAAACAAAGTTGTATATATTGAGAACATTATATATTATGATTGCAGTATAATAATAGGCAAAATGTCAGAAAAAAAACTCTTGACCTTCTCTGCGGTAAAAGGTATGGAGGTAACAGACATCAAGGGCAATATAATTGGAATTGCAGAGGACATTTTGTTTGATAATAAGTTTAAACTTAGAGGCATTATCATCAGCCCGGGAATGATCAGAAAGCTCGTAATAGGTAAGGGAATTTTGCTTATAAATGAACTGATTTTTGGAGATAAAAACATTCTATATTTTGGAAAAGGGAACTTTCGCTATACAAGTTTAAGACATGAAATAAGTGGTGCTGATTACTATGAATAG